The Saprospiraceae bacterium genome includes the window GATGGTGGTGTGATTGAAGGTATCAACCAACAGGATTTTGGTTTAAATGACACCTCTCAATTTTTATCTGATGGTACCTATTTGAGGTTGAAAGAAGTCAAAGTGGCTTACCAATTTCCAGCTTCCATGATGCAAAAGGCAGGAGTAGGTAGTATTACCTTGTTTGCACAAGGATTAAACATGGTTACCTGGACGAAGTATGATGGGATTGACCCAGAAGTAGTAGGCACAAGACAAGCCTTTGGAGGTGGTACTAGTTTTGTTTTCCCATTGGGACAACAATATTCCTTTGGCATTAATGTTTCTTTCTAAGCCATTCACACTAATAATCAAAGAACGATGAAATTTAAAAATATATTTATCCTGATTTTTGTCATACTAGCGGGCTCAGCTTGTGAGGAAGCCCTTATAGTATCCGATCCGGAATCCTTATCGCCAGATGATGTTTTAGATAAAGTATCTGGTTTTCAGTCTGTTGTATCATCTGCTTATAACAGGGTACATCGATTTGAATGGTATGGACAAAACGGCATGGTTGCACCCGAGATCATGGCCGATAACCTGGATTTCAAGAACCGAACCGGTCGTTATGAATCGCATTATGTCAATGCCGTTCGCACGCACATGGGTAGATGGAGCAATTACATTGGTATCAATGATGTCAACATCGTTATTAGCAGAATTGACCAATTAAAAGATTTAACTGCTGATGATATTACCTTAAGGGACAAGGTCAAAGGAGAGGCTTATTTCCTCAGGGCCTTTAATTACCATGACATGGCCAGAGTATATGGCTATGAGCCAGGTAAAGAGGTCAATGGTTTCAACCTGACTGTTCCGTTGAGGGTAAAATCTACAGAAGGCGTATCTGATGCCTTGGATGTAAAACCAAGAGCGACCAATACTGAAATGTATACTTTATTAGAAAGCGATTTGAATACTGCGATCAGCCTATTGCCAGCTACCAATACTCAGGCTCCATACCGAGTTGGGCAAGCTGCTGCTCATGCCCTCTTATCCAGGGTTTATTTATATGAAGGCAAATGGGCGGAAGCCGCTGCTCAGGCGGAGGCTGCCATGAGTAAAACCAGTGCTTCGCTCATTACCAGCAAAGCCGCTTATTATGATTCCTGGTTTGCTATACCACACCCTGAGTCAATCTACGAAGCAGAA containing:
- a CDS encoding RagB/SusD family nutrient uptake outer membrane protein, whose translation is MKFKNIFILIFVILAGSACEEALIVSDPESLSPDDVLDKVSGFQSVVSSAYNRVHRFEWYGQNGMVAPEIMADNLDFKNRTGRYESHYVNAVRTHMGRWSNYIGINDVNIVISRIDQLKDLTADDITLRDKVKGEAYFLRAFNYHDMARVYGYEPGKEVNGFNLTVPLRVKSTEGVSDALDVKPRATNTEMYTLLESDLNTAISLLPATNTQAPYRVGQAAAHALLSRVYLYEGKWAEAAAQAEAAMSKTSASLITSKAAYYDSWFAIPHPESIYEAEIRATDWSTVDGVNNSMSSLSNDNIASAQFILVGSVELIATLDSEAGDFRDTIWTRSSDLPPGTAKCEKWQGEKGDFLENLPLIRYSEMLLTAAEGYAKSGNTPKAQEHLNTLRSARGLPATDLSGDALIALIMKERRVEFAMEGHRWFDLKRNGMEIPKSAGANVPNLSYNDFRLLGVIPQTELSLNEFLVQNPGY